From the Esox lucius isolate fEsoLuc1 chromosome 21, fEsoLuc1.pri, whole genome shotgun sequence genome, one window contains:
- the LOC105019564 gene encoding nebulin isoform X2 codes for MSMEMVTSMEEISTERVSLMEETSERTVTSMEETSEKTASTTEETSEKMVTSMEEISTERVTLMDGTLEKTVSLMEETSEKMVNLMGEASERTVSPTEVVSGKMHSGETEAVERSTGRVTWMEGTSEEPVPGEATVTNCGTGGETEESAAELNSHIPSLEVARRCSVLASDASAAKPVLPEPGFARRCSVLASNVKYKEDYEKSKAHNLYVPDADFQHAKNVSSFISETKYKEEGKLETSMSLHSVLPETMATQHAREASELQSEVRYRENAKAERSTSFYSLLPETLETQLAKEHTDMLSERMYREEGKREISNSLYSSIQDTPEMQLSKTVKEFQSETKYREAGKRRLSTSAYCLLPETIEIQHAKEASQLQSEIKYKEESKGPQSSLYSQLTWTPEMQFAKNTSEMLSENKYKDSGRRDTSSSIYSHLQETSETQFAKAMSELQSETKYKEAGKKGASSSLYSTLPETLDTVHAKDVAQILSEIKYKEDRKENSSSLYSLLPETPETQFAKEVSDFQSEHKYKEEGKQTISKSLYSLLPETTDIQLAKQMSEILSETKYKEAGKKQVSTSLYSLLPETKDIQHAKEASQLQSEIKYKECGKKDISASLYSVLPETTDIQFAREMTEMQSENKYKEEGKRRISTCVYSQLPETPETQFVKAVSELQSEMKYKESGKKQVSSSLYSTLPETLETQHAKEASLLQSELKYKEGLKKNLSSSVYSTLPETIDTLFAKRQSAMRSQVKYKEDTKENSFNLYSLLPETTETQFAKQMSDMQSETKYKESGKKEISTSLYSTLPETLETQHAKEASQLQSELKYKDEKVSSGSAYSQLPETMETVRARELTELQSEIKYKERDKKNISTSLYSLLPETTEIHLAREMTELQSKNKYKEEGKRGISTCVYSQLSETPETQFVKAVSELQSELKYKGAGKKERSTSLYATLPETLETQHAKEASQLQSELKYKAGLKKSLSSNVYSTLHETIDTHFAKQQSAMQSENKYKEDTKENSFNLYSLLPETAETQFAKQMSDMQSEAKYKISGKKEASTSLYSTLPETLETQHAKEASQLQSELKYKDEKVSSGSAYSQLPETMETVRARELTELQSEIKYKERGKKDISASLYTLLPETREIQFAREMSELQSQNKYKKEGKRGISTCVYSQLPETPETQFVKAVSELQSETKYKETGKKELSTSLYSTLPETMETQHAKEASQVQSELMYKKGLKMDTSLSLYSTLPETIETNFAKRQSAMQSENKYKEDTKENSFNLYSLLPETTETQFAKQMSELQSETKYKEAGKKENSTSLYATLPETLETQHAKEASQLQSELKYKDEKVSSGSAYSHLPETMEIARARELTELQSELKYKESGKKSISQSVYSVLADTMETQFVKNVSELQSQTKYKKAGKNNAKTLYSVMPETLETQHAKQVSQLQSQLKYKEDGRKEMSSSLYSVLPETVESQLAKENSEMLSERRYKKGCKNEISSSLYSLLPETADTQFAKQMSELQSEVNYKKDTQELRDTFYAQLPETMETLFAKEMSQEISQAKYKEAGKQQFTSSLYSKLPETLETQHAKEASQLQSENKYKEGWKKDISTSLYSQLPDTKEIQFARALTELQSENKYKEDSKKTLSTSVYSQLVETKEIEFVKAVSELQSENKYKEEGKKQVFSSLYATLPETMETQHAKEASQLQSEHKYKEGGKKDMSGSLYSLLPETTETRLAKEHCDIYSQVKYKEDAVKEHCTNLYSLLPETTDTEFAKRQSEFLSEQNYKSDTQDLSGCLYALLPETMETKFAKEMSLEISQSKYKEAGKKEASTSLYSTLPETLETQHAKEASQLQSETKYKESGKVIQSTSLYSQLPQTAEIQFAAKVSDLQSENKYKKDGKKRISTCLYSQLPETNETQFVKAVSELQSETKYKKAGRKEASSCLYALLPETMETQHAKEASQLQSENKYKGGVKKKENATCLYSQLPETTEIEFAKTMTERQSENKYKQKSKQEVSSSIFSQLPETKEIEFAKQISEMQSEQKYKKDTQEHSSCFYAQLPETMETQFAKELSQTLSENKYKEAGRKEMANSLYSLMPQTSEIQHAKELSHLYSEKSYKEEVRKDSGHSLYSQMPQTIETAFAKEVARHQSDKLYKEKYNAEKGKSSYITMETLPEVSHAMDINKQQSEVNYRTGRKDLHSFTTLADRPDILKAKQATELASDVAYRRKTKPEIYVDVLGRSDIEHAKVASKLASQVQYKEKFEKEFKGQKPQYNPSECVSFKHTQAANTLASQVKYKTNQNQVTEGSPDLPNLLHLEHVLHASKLQSNVEYKKKYELSKGHYHDALDTAEQLHHRQNAVLHSQVKYKEEYERNKGRSQMEFVDTQSYRVSKEAQKIQSEREYRKEYDEHIRGKALVDADLTPGYLTARHASNVLSEKEYRREGLEVKERGLSGLGLEDTPDLIRAKNASHILSEKEYRKDLENEIVGKGMEISGDVLEMQRAKKATELTSQASYKQTAQLREHSYGAVTDTPELLHAAYLKDVYSQKKYKDEAEKMRGSYGFDGTEMERVKNNQRNISSCRYTWDSKLHRSLVSSVTDTPEIILARENTKKISDVKYREGVGSGTPVMETLDMERVRRNQENISSCRYTWDSKLHRSLMSSVTDTPEIILARENTKKISDVKYREGVGSGTPVMETLDMERVRRNQENISSVKYKKPLQSSSVGVTPELERVRQNQDNVSSVKYQRGLKELQGRSCTELDTPEMRRVRKSQNDISMAKYHEDFERTRGRGCGPLMEDPNMERMRHRNHQTISEAAYRGVHPQVVEMDRRPGGIIVDGSSILNSTHLAQDYLKVWRTDPGSIFDFDPVEDNIQSKSLHRLSGTSNPSTCCTTCLHTLVILQQHVSTLCSSYNNMSPHSAHPTTTCLHTLLILQQHVSTLCSSYNNMSPHSAHPMSPHSVHPTTSPHSVHPTTSPCTMLILKVNSPEPNPYFSIWVLHSSLVHLTILQLPNFLYFQLSLIS; via the exons ATGTCAATGGAAATGGTCACCTCGATGGAAGAAATATCAACGGAAAGGGTCTCCTTGATGGAAGAAACATCAGAGAGAACAGTCACCTCGATGGAAGAAACGTCTGAGAAAACTGCCTCTACGACAGAAGAAACATCTGAGAAAATGGTCACCTCGATGGAAGAAATATCGACGGAAAGGGTCACCTTGATGGATGGAACATTGGAAAAAACAGTCTCCTTGATGGAAGAAACGTCTGAGAAAATGGTCAACTTGATGGGAGAAGCGTCAGAGAGAACAGTTAGCCCGACAGAAGTGGTGTCAGGCAAAATGCATTCTGGGGAAACCGAGGCGGTCGAACGTAGCACAGGAAGAGTCACTTGGATGGAAGGAACGTCGGAGGAACCGGTACCTGGAGAAGCAACCGTCACCAACTGTGGCACAGGAGGAGAAACCGAG GAGTCGGCTGCTGAGCTGAATTCGCACATACCCAGTTTGGAAGTTGCCAGGAGGTGCAGTGTTCTGGCGAGCGAC GCGTCTGCTGCTAAGCCTGTTCTCCCGGAACCCGGCTTCGCCAGGAGGTGCAGCGTTCTGGCAAGCAAC GTGAAGTACAAGGAGGACTATGAGAAATCCAAAGCTCACAACCTCTATGTTCCTGATGCTGATTTTCAACATGCTAAAAACGTCAGCTCCTTCATTTCAGAG ACAAAGTACAAGGAGGAGGGGAAGTTGGAAACGTCCATGTCTCTTCACTCAGTGCTTCCAGAAACAATGGCCACCCAGCATGCCAGAGAAGCCTCTGAGCTACAGAGTGAG GTCAGGTATCGAGAGAATGCAAAGGCAGAGAGATCCACTTCCTTCTACTCACTGCTCCCAGAGACCCTAGAGACTCAGTTGGCGAAAGAGCATACAGATATGCTGAGTGAG AGAATGTACAGGGAGGAGGGGAAAAGGGAGATTTCCAACAGCCTGTATTCGTCAATTCAAGACACCCCTGAGATGCAGCTCTCTAAAACAGTCAAGGAGTTCCAGAGTGAG ACCAAGTACCGTGAGGCTGGGAAGAGGAGGCTCTCTACCTCTGCGTACTGCCTGCTCCCGGAGACCATAGAGATTCAGCATGCTAAAGAGGCCTCCCAGCTACAGAGTGAG ATAAAATACAAAGAAGAAAGCAAAGGTCCTCAGTCATCACTCTACTCCCAACTTACATGGACCCCAGAGATGCAGTTTGCCAAAAACACGAGTGAAATGCTGAGCGAG AACAAATACAAGGATAGTGGCAGAAGGGACACCTCCAGTTCCATTTATTCTCATCTCCAGGAGACCAGTGAAACCCAGTTCGCTAAAGCCATGTCAGAACTTCAGAGTGAG ACGAAGTACAAAGAAGCGGGAAAGAAGGGAGCCTCTAGTTCTCTCTATTCCACCTTACCAGAGACTTTGGACACAGTTCATGCCAAAGACGTTGCCCAGATCCTTAGCGAG atAAAGTATAAAGAAGATCGGAAAGAGAACTCCTCCAGCCTTTATTCTCTGCTCCCGGAGACGCCAGAGACTCAGTTTGCAAAAGAGGTCTCAGATTTCCAGAGTGAG CACAAGTATAAAGAAGAGGGAAAGCAGACAATTTCGAAAAGCCTCTACTCTCTGCTACCTGAGACCACAGATATCCAGTTGGCCAAGCAGATGTCTGAAATACTGAGCGAG ACCAAGTACAAGGAAGCAGGCAAAAAGCAGGTGTCTACATCATTGTACTCTTTGCTACCAGAGACCAAGGACATCCAGCATGCCAAGGAAGCATCACAGTTACAGAGTGAG ATCAAATACAAGGAGTGTGGAAAGAAGGACATTTCAGCATCCCTGTACTCTGTACTCCCAGAAACCACAGACATCCAGTTTGCCAGAGAAATGACGGAAATGCAGAGCGAG aataaatacaaagaaGAAGGAAAAAGGCGTATCTCCACGTGTGTTTACTCTCAGCTACCAGAAACCCCCGAGACTCAGTTTGTCAAAGCCGTATCTGAACTCCAGAGTGAG ATGAAATACAAAGAAAGTGGAAAGAAGCAAGTATCCAGCTCTCTCTACTCCACTTTACCAGAAACACTGGAGACCCAGCATGCCAAAGAGGCATCTCTGCTTCAGAGTGAG CTGAAGTACAAGGAAGGACTGAAAAAGAACTTGTCCTCCAGTGTTTATTCTACTCTGCCCGAAACTATTGATACTCTTTTTGCAAAACGACAGTCAGCTATGCGGAGCCAG GTCAAGTATAAAGAAGATACTAAGGAGAACTCCTTCAACCTCTACTCTTTACTGCCTGagacaacagaaacacagtTTGCAAAGCAGATGTCAGACATGCAGAGTGag ACAAAATACAAGGAATCAGGCAAAAAAGAGATATCTACATCTCTCTACTCCACCTTACCAGAGACTTTGGAGACCCAACACGCCAAAGAGGCTTCGCAGCTACAGAGTGAG CTCAAGTACAAAGATGAGAAAGTCTCCTCTGGTTCAGCCTACTCTCAGCTTCCTGAGACGATGGAGACAGTGAGAGCTCGGGAGCTCACGGAGTTGCAGAGCGAG ATCAAATATAAAGAGAGGGACAAAAAGAACATCTCAACATCCCTGTACTCCTTACTCCCAGAGACCACAGAGATCCACTTGGCTAGAGAAATGACAGAGCTACAGAGCAAG aataaatacaaagaaGAAGGAAAAAGGGGTATCTCCACATGTGTCTACTCTCAGCTATCAGAAACCCCTGAGACTCAGTTTGTGAAAGCCGTATCTGAACTCCAGAGTGAG TTAAAGTACAAAGGTGCCGGGAAGAAAGAACGTTCCACTTCTCTCTACGCCACCTTACCAGAGACACTGGAGACCCAACACGCCAAGGAGGCTTCCCAGCTACAGAGTGAG CTGAAGTACAAGGCAGGACTGAAAAAGAGCTTGTCTTCCAATGTTTATTCTACGCTGCACGAAACTATTGATACTCATTTTGCAAAACAACAGTCAGCTATGCAGAGCGAG AACAAGTATAAAGAAGATACTAAGGAGAACTCCTTCAACCTCTACTCTCTACTGCCAGAGACAGCAGAAACACAGTTTGCAAAGCAGATGTCAGACATGCAGAGTGAG gcaaaatacaaaatatcagGCAAAAAAGAGGCCTCTACATCTCTCTACTCCACCTTACCAGAGACACTGGAGACCCAGCACGCCAAAGAGGCTTCCCAGCTACAGAGTGAG CTCAAGTACAAAGATGAGAAAGTCTCCTCTGGTTCAGCCTACTCACAGCTTCCTGAGACGATGGAGACAGTGAGAGCTCGGGAGCTCACGGAGTTGCAGAGCGAG ATCAAATACAAAGAGAGGGGCAAGAAGGACATCTCAGCATCCCTGTACACCTTACTCCCAGAGACCAGAGAGATCCAGTTTGCCAGAGAAATGTCAGAGCTACAGAGCCAG aataaatacaaaaaagaaggaaaaagggGTATCTCGACGTGTGTTTACTCTCAGCTACCCGAAACCCCAGAGACTCAGTTTGTGAAAGCCGTATCTGAACTCCAGAGTGAG ACGAAGTACAAAGAAACAGGGAAAAAAGAACTGTCCACTTCTCTCTACTCCACCTTACCAGAGACTATGGAGACACAACACGCCAAAGAGGCTTCCCAGGTGCAGAGTGAG TTGATGTACAAGAAAGGCCTGAAAATGGACACCTCCCTCAGTCTCTATTCTACCCTGCCAGAAACAATTGAAACTAATTTTGCGAAACGACAGTCAGCGATGCAGAGCGAG AACAAGTATAAAGAAGATACTAAGGAGAACTCCTTCAACCTCTACTCTCTACTGCcagaaacaacagaaacacagttTGCAAAGCAAATGTCTGAACTGCAGAGTGAG ACAAAGTACAAAGAAGCAGGGAAGAAAGAGAATTCTACATCTCTCTATGCCACCTTACCAGAAACACTGGAGACCCAGCACGCCAAGGAGGCTTCCCAGCTACAGAGTGAG CTCAAGTACAAAGATGAGAAAGTGTCCTCTGGTTCGGCTTACTCTCACCTCCCTGAGACGATGGAGATAGCTAGAGCTCGGGAGCTCACGGAGTTGCAGAGCGAG CTCAAGTACAAAGAGAGCGGGAAGAAGAGTATCTCCCAAAGTGTATATTCTGTGCTAGCAGATACCATGGAGACCCAATTTGTCAAAAATGTGTCTGAACTGCAAAGTCAG ACGAAGTACAAAAAGGCCGGAAAGAATAATGCAAAGACTCTCTACTCTGTGATGCCAGAGACTCTGGAGACCCAGCATGCCAAGCAAGTCTCCCAGCTCCAGAGCCAG CTCAAATATAAGGAAGATGGGAGAAAGGAGATGTCCAGTTCTCTTTACTCTGTCCTCCCAGAGACAGTAGAGTCTCAGTTAGCTAAAGAGAACTCTGAGATGCTGAGTGAG AGGAGGTATAAAAAGGGCTGCAAAAACGAGATATCCTCAAGCCTCTACTCGCTGCTCCCGGAAACAGCCGACACTCAGTTTGCTAAACAGATGTCGGAACTCCAGAGTGAG GTAAATTACAAAAAAGACACACAAGAACTGCGGGATACTTTTTATGCACAATTGCCTGAAACCATGGAGACCTTGTTTGCAAAGGAAATGTCGCAAGAAATATCTCAG GCCAAGTACAAGGAGGCAGGAAAGCAACAGTTCACCAGTTCTCTCTACTCCAAGCTACCAGAGACTTTGGAGACCCAGCACGCAAAAGAGGCTTCTCAGCTACAGAGCGAG AATAAGTATAAAGAAGGATGGAAGAAGGACATTTCAACCTCCTTGTATTCTCAACTTCCTGACACAAAAGAGATCCAGTTTGCCAGAGCGCTTACAGAGCTCCAGAGTGAG AACAAGTACAAAGAAGACAGTAAAAAGACCCTTTCAACAAGTGTTTATTCTCAACTAGTAGAGACCAAGGAAATAGAGTTTGTGAAAGCTGTTTCTGAACTCCAGAGTGAG AACAAGTATAAGGAGGAAGGAAAAAAGCAAGTATTCAGCTCACTGTACGCCACCTTGCCAGAGACTATGGAGACCCAACATGCCAAAGAGGCTTCTCAGCTACAGAGTGAG CATAAATATAAGGAAGGTGGCAAGAAGGACATGTCCGGTTCTCTGTATTCCCTGCTTCCGGAAACGACAGAGACCCGGCTAGCCAAAGAGCATTGTGATATTTATAGCCAG gtGAAATACAAAGAGGATGCTGTAAAGGAGCATTGCACAAATCTTTATTCCTTGCTGCCAGAAACAACTGATACAGAATTTGCCAAACGGCAATCAGAGTTCCTAAGTGag caaaaTTACAAAAGTGACACTCAGGACCTTTCCGGTTGCTTGTACGCCCTGCTGCCTGAAACCATGGAAACTAAGTTTGCTAAAGAGATGTCTCTAGAAATATCTCAG TCTAAATACAAGGAGGCTGGGAAAAAAGAGGCCTCTACATCTCTCTACTCCACCTTACCAGAGACACTGGAGACACAGCACGCCAAGGAGGCTTCCCAGCTACAGAGTGAG ACCAAGTACAAGGAGAGTGGAAAAGTGATCCAGTCCACCAGTTTGTACTCCCAGCTCCCACAGACTGCAGAGATCCAGTTCGCAGCCAAAGTCTCTGACCTTCAAAGCGAG AACAAGTACAAAAAGGATGGTAAGAAGAGGATATCTACTTGCCTGTACTCTCAACTACCAGAAACCAATGAGACCCAGTTTGTGAAGGCTGTGTCAGAGCTCCAGAGTGAG ACCAAATATAAAAAAGCAGGGAGAAAAGAGGCCTCTAGTTGCCTCTATGCCCTGCTACCAGAGACTATGGAGACACAGCACGCCAAAGAGGCTTCTCAGCTGCAAAGTGAG AATAAGTACAAAGGAGGTGtgaagaaaaaggaaaatgcGACATGCCTGTACTCACAACTGCCAGAGACCACAGAGATTGAGTTTGCTAAAACAATGACAGAACGTCAGAGTGAG AATAAGTACAAACAGAAAAGTAAACAGGAGGTATCCAGTAGCATTTTCTCCCAGCTTCCGGAGACAAAGGAAATAGAGTTTGCCAAACAGATTTCAGAAATGCAGAGTGag CAAAAGTACAAAAAAGACACCCAGGAACATTCCAGTTGCTTTTATGCCCAACTGCCTGAAACCATGGAGACCCAGTTTGCTAAAGAACTGTCTCAAACTCTGAGTGAG aataAGTACAAAGAAGCTGGAAGAAAGGAGATGGCCAactctctctactctcttaTGCCTCAGACCAGTGAGATACAGCATGCGAAAGAGCTCTCCCATCTCTACAGCGAG AAAAGCTACAAGGAAGAGGTCAGGAAGGATTCAGGCCATAGTCTGTACTCCCAGATGCCCCAGACCATCGAGACTGCATTTGCAAAGGAAGTGGCCAGACACCAGAGTGAT aAACTGTATAAAGAGAAGTACAACGCAGAGAAGGGCAAGTCAAGTTACATCACCATGGAGACCTTACCGGAAGTCTCCCACgctatggatataaacaaacagcagAGTGAA GTAAACTACCGGACAGGTAGGAAGGACCTCCACAGTTTCACCACGTTGGCCGACAGACCTGACATCCTGAAAGCCAAACAGGCCACTGAACTGGCTAGCGAT GTGGCCTATCGAAGGAAAACTAAGCCTGAAATCTATGTCGACGTCCTGGGAAGGTCTGATATCGAGCACGCCAAAGTGGCCTCCAAACTTGCCAGTCAG GTGCAGTACAAGGAGAAGTTTGAGAAGGAGTTCAAAGGTCAGAAGCCCCAGTACAACCCCAGCGAGTGTGTGTCCTTCAAACACACGCAGGCCGCCAATACCCTCGCCAGCCAG GTGAAGTATAAGACCAACCAGAACCAAGTGACAGAGGGATCCCCAGATCTGCCCAACCTGCTTCACCTCGAGCACGTCCTACACGCCAGCAAGCTGCAGAGCAAC GTGGAGTACAAGAAGAAGTATGAGCTGTCTAAAGGACACTACCATGATGCCCTGGACACAGCGGAACAGCTCCACCACAGGCAAAATGCAGTACTGCACAGTCAG GTGAAATACAAGGAGGAGTACGAGAGGAACAAAGGCAGGTCGCAGATGGAGTTTGTGGACACACAGTCTTACAGGGTATCCAAAGAGGCTCAGAAAATACAAAGCGAG AGAGAGTACAGGAAGGAGTATGATGAACACATAAGGGGCAAAGCCTTAGTGGACGCTGACCTGACCCCTGGCTACCTGACTGCCCGCCACGCCAGCAATGTCCTGAGTGAG AAGGAGTACAGGAGGGAGGGACTGGAAGTGAAGGAGCGAGGGCTTTCGGGGCTGGGATTGGAGGACACACCGGACCTCATCCGGGCTAAAAACGCCAGTCATATCCTCAGTGAG AAAGAGTACCGCAAGGACCTGGAGAATGAGATCGTGGGCAAAGGCATGGAGATCAGTGGCGACGTGCTGGAAATGCAGAGAGCCAAGAAAGCCACCGAGCTAACCAGCCAA GCCTCCTACAAGCAGACGGCCCAGCTGAGGGAGCATTCGTATGGTGCTGTGACGGACACACCAGAACTGCTGCACGCGGCCTACCTGAAGGACGTGTACAGCCAG AAGAAGTACAAGGATGAAGCAGAGAAGATGAGGGGTTCGTATGGGTTCGACGGCAccgagatggagagagtgaagaaCAACCAGAGAAACATCAGCTCA TGTCGCTACACATGGGACTCAAAGCTACACAGAAGCCTGGTGTCTTCTGTCACCGACACTCCGGAAATCATCCTCGCTCGGGAGAACACAAAGAAAATCAGCGAT GTGAAGTAcagagagggggtggggagTGGGACGCCAGTCATGGAGACCCTTGACATGGAGAGGGTCCGTAGGAACCAAGAGAACATCAGTTCG TGTCGCTACACATGGGACTCAAAGCTACACAGAAGCCTGATGTCTTCTGTCACAGACACTCCGGAAATCATCCTCGCTCGGGAGAACACAAAGAAAATCAGCGAT GTGAAGTAcagagagggggtggggagTGGGACGCCAGTCATGGAGACCCTTGACATGGAGAGGGTCCGTAGGAACCAAGAGAACATCAGTTCG GTGAAGTATAAAAAGCCTCTCCAGTCGTCCAGTGTGGGAGTAACGCCAGAGTTAGAGAGAGTCCGTCAGAATCAGGACAACGTCAGCTCG